agagcctctgtccccaaACTCGGATTGTCTCGGCAGTTAATGTCATCATTGCCAACCAGGTGCTGTGTAAGCTTGTAATGAATAGATAAAGGGATGGTAGAAGCCTAAGGACAGGTCAGCTGGCAGGAGGGAAAGTGTGGGCACAGGGGACCAGGACAGCCTGACCTTCAGAGGCTGGGTGACAAACACACTCTCCACGAAGGAGACGGCCACGGAGAGGAGCCATTTGAGGGAGCTGGCCCGCCCGTAGTGCAGGCCGTAGAGCATGGTGAAGAAGGCCGCCACGCCGCTGGTGGCCGCCACCAGGAGCCAGCCCCCCAGGACACACCACCAGGGCAGGCCGCGAGGAGGCTTGCTCGCCATCCGGGAGCTGAAAAGGAGCGGGGTATGATCAGGGTGGCGCACCTACCGGGCTCAGGTTCACATGCCACTTCACCCACCAGCTGCATGACTGTGGCTGAGCTCCTTGACCTCTcagacctcagttttctcctctgtatctCGTACCCGCCTCAAAGGGCTTCATTCTACATTCCATCCGGTTTACATACTTTTATTCTACTGAGGTCACGTTTATTCGGTGCTTTACACAGATTTGCTCCCATTACTCATGGGAAGCCTAGATGGCTGgtactatataattttttaaacttttctttaatgtttatttatcttagagagacagggggacagaggatccaaagcaggctccctgccttcattgcagagcctgagccgtgagatcgtgacctaagctgaagtctgacgcttaaccaactgagccacccaggtgccccgcacgtttttttattatgaaaatttctcATCCTACAAAAATCAGTTAGCACTACAAACCCTGAACAATTAGTTTCAACAGCCAAGGGATGGCTGTTAGACTCATTTCAtctaccttctctttctctctctctctctctctccctcctctcctctctgtctctgtctctgtctctctctctctct
This genomic interval from Panthera leo isolate Ple1 chromosome E2, P.leo_Ple1_pat1.1, whole genome shotgun sequence contains the following:
- the LOC122208387 gene encoding polycystic kidney disease protein 1-like 2, which produces MASKPPRGLPWWCVLGGWLLVAATSGVAAFFTMLYGLHYGRASSLKWLLSVAVSFVESVFVTQPLKVRLSWSPVPTLSLLPADLSLGFYHPFIYSLQAYTAPGWQ